In a single window of the Carassius gibelio isolate Cgi1373 ecotype wild population from Czech Republic chromosome A12, carGib1.2-hapl.c, whole genome shotgun sequence genome:
- the LOC128025655 gene encoding uncharacterized protein LOC128025655 encodes MNTIRREQEQLLNEAKSHNWITKREYEFLLCQHPRYSTFYMLPKVHKDLENPPGRPIISGNDSITEPASKFVDYFIKPFVADLPSYIQDTTQVLKKIEQIGNIGSCIMATMDVESLYSNIVHNEGLEALKHYLSSRPEHLMPPSDFIVQLTEWTLKNNIFLFQDILYRQEKGTAMGACFAPNYANLFLGLWEERYIFSHVNPFKDKILWWGRYIDDVILMFSGSEKELVDFHVYVNSLNENLKFSLDYDLHTINFLDLRISKDNEGFLHTSIFRKSTDRNTLLHANSFHPPWLIDNIPFGQIQRLRRICDSDQDFQYQSLDMQRRFQQRGYQTKTLVQAHNRAQSLERKSLLQSRPNRVSTQKPYFVTHYSKEAVQIKHIIKKNWNIIECDPTLREIFTEPPGISFRRAPTLKDRPY; translated from the exons ATGAACACTATAAGAAGAGAGCAGGAGCAATTGCTTAATGAGGCAAAATCACATAATTGGATTACTAAGAGAGAATATGAGTTTTTGCTTTGTCAACACCCACGTTATTCTACTTTTTATATGCTCCCCAAAGTCCACAAGGATCTGGAAAATCCACCTGGCAGACCGATAATCAGCGGGAATGACTCAATAACAGAACCTGCTTCCAAGTTTGTGGATTATTTTATCAAGCCATTTGTGGCAGATTTACCTTCTTATATTCAAGATACTACACAGGTTTTAAAGAAAATTGAACAAATAGGCAACATAGGCTCCTGCATTATGGCCACAATGGATGTGGAGTCCCTATATAGCAATATTGTACATAACGAGGGTTTAGAGGCTTTGAAACACTATCTCTCATCCAGACCTGAACATTTGATGCCTCCCAGTGACTTTATAGTGCAACTTACTGAGTGGACTTTAAAGAACAACATCTTTCTCTTTCAAGACATATTGTATAGACAAGAAAAGGGGACTGCAATGGGTGCTTGTTTTGCTCCCAACTATGCCAATCTGTTTCTAGGCTTATGGGAGGAGCGCTATATATTTTCCCACGTCAACCCTTTTAAAGATAAAATCTTGTGGTGGGGTAGATATATTGACGATGTGATTTTGATGTTCTCAGGTTCAGAAAAAGAACTTGTAGACTTCCATGTATATGTTAATAGCTTAAATGAGAACCTTAAATTTAGTTTGGATTATGATTTACACACTATCAACTTTCTTGATCTACGGATCTCAAAAGATAATGAGGGATTCCTACATACATCTATCTTCAGAAAGTCAACAGATCGTAATACCTTGCTGCATGCTAATAGTTTTCATCCCCCATGGCTTATTGATAACATACCCTTTGGACAGATCCAGAGACTAAGGCGTATATGTGATTCAGATCAGGATTTCCAGTATCAGTCTTTGGATATGCAGCGGCGTTTTCAACAAAGAGGTTACCAAACAAAAACTCTTGTTCAAGCTCATAATCGAGCCCAATCACTTGAAAGGAAGAGCTTGCTTCAGTCTAGACCCAATAGAGTATCAACACAGAAACCCTATTTTGTCACTCATTACAGCAAGGAGGCTGTCCagattaaacacattataaagaaaaactGGAACATTATTGAATGTGACCCAACTTTACGGGAAATATTCACGGAACCCCCTGGAATCAGTTTTAGGAGGGCCCCCACACTTAAGGACAG GCCTTACTAA